The genomic region AAAggatgggttgtttttcgggtggtgcagggTTCTGGACGGTTCAACTGCTCGTGGCAGTTGTTTATTTACATGGCGGAAATTGCAGCacacagagggagagagaggcggAAGTTTGGTCGGTGGTGGGGTGTTGCTTGTACCTAGCTCGATAAACCCAGCACTAACCGTATATAGTTATTTACAAACGAAACTCCGGCACGAAAAGGATTAAAATGTTGTGCTACAACGGAGGTTTCGCTCGCGTGTCTACGGCTCCGATGTGTGTACAGGAAATCGAATTTGGCAAAAGCAGCGCCGGTCATGCTCCGTCGGCCTTTGCCCCGGGTGAGCGGTATCTGGACGAATCCGGAATTTTCTGCCCACCCTGTAAATAGCAAAACTTTCCATTCGCTGCAAATAAAGAGGCTCGCAAACCTGTCGCGCGTCACTTTGCGGACGTCACCGCTAACGGGACGAGGTGATAATGATGGCGTTCGGTCCCATAATCGCCTCATCAAAACACATCACCAACGTTGTCGCGGCATAGCACGCACCCGCCGACAGGTGATAAACAAATTTCATGATAATCAAGACTTGTTTACGACTTTTTGTTATACGCAGGACCGATAACCGTATTGTCAACTTGGCTTGACAACCCAGCAAACTATTGGGCGAAATTGTCGATTTGAGGTAATCAATTGGCGTAGGACTTCTCCGACGATCTGAGGGGAACGTCATAATTAAACATCGCCCACCATGTGTGTGCCAAATTGCGCAACACAACATTATAAGTAGGGTTCCAATATCATGAGTCATCTGCTCCAATACGCGTGATCGCTTGTTAGCACGTCTGGATGTTGGTCATGTAGACAAACACAACTACACATCCGGATTACGAAACATCTGTGGATGTTCTCTTCCCTCCATAACCGCGTTGGGTTGATAATCGCCCAGATTGGTTGGATtgctttttttcctgttttccaaACACTTACCGAATGGACCGCACTGGCTTCTCCTGTGAGGGGCCGCAATTGCCAGAACTAGGCAAGCACTTGATAAGTGCCACGGGCTGGCATTGGCGAGTAGTGGTCGCTAATCGCTTGAACAAACCGCATCCGTACCGGCGATGACAGTCTTGACACTTTGGCTGTGAGTATTTTTCCCCAATCCCGCAGTGTCACACTCAGATGTCCGTGATCCGTTTATGTGTTCGTCTTATCAGCAGCCTCCTGATCGGTGGTGCCGTTGGCACCTTAGGGGCTGGCGTCCGAGGAACGCCCAAGGGGGCGTCCCAACTGTTCCACTACGAATGCAACCGCCTGCAGGAAAGCGATCAGTCGTGGCAATGTTGGGCCGAAGGGTACAGACCAGCGGCGGCCAATGTCCAAAAGTTCCACGAATCAGCCAATGCGACCCAAGCCGACATTCAGCGTATGTTACGGtttaaccaaacaaacaccgtGCTATTCATGGTAAACAGTAACTCGGACAACCAGAACCTTCGCACCGAGTTCAGCCTACTGCCGAACAACATCGTCCGCCTGGCGCTGGACAACGTTGGACTCGAGACGCTCCAGATTGGTCCATTCGTTGGCGGTGAGAATGATTGCCGTTTGGGGGAGCTTTCGGTGCCCCGGAATCGCCTCCGCGAGCTGCCACCGGGCGTCGAGCGGTTGACGGTGCTTCGGAAGCTCGACATAAAACACAACCTGCTGCAACACTTTAGGCTCGATCGCCTCGCAAGGGCCACCACTTTACGGCGCTTGTTATTGGGTCACAATCGATTGGAAAGCTTCACCACGGACGGGGgcgtttcgttcgattcgctCCAGGAGCTCGACCTATCGAATAATCGCCTGACGACGCTGGACTCCTCCGGCTGGAGTATGCCAGCGCTGGCTACGTTTCATGTGGACCACAATCGCGCCCTAGCCTCGATTGAGGGCTGGTCAAAACGGCGATTCCCGCTGGTGAAGGGTTTCGATCCGACCGGTACGAACAATTGGAACCAAACGTGGCTCTCGACGGTACAATAGCCGAGCAGCGGTCAATGACGGAACACAATCAACCATGACAGATATTAGGTAAAGGGTTCGGTAATGTAACTCATTAACTGTCTAAACCTAGAAGGCAACACAATAAATCTCAAATGATTCAATACTCGCTGTCAATG from Anopheles cruzii unplaced genomic scaffold, idAnoCruzAS_RS32_06 scaffold00948_ctg1, whole genome shotgun sequence harbors:
- the LOC128276335 gene encoding biglycan-like — translated: MSVIRLCVRLISSLLIGGAVGTLGAGVRGTPKGASQLFHYECNRLQESDQSWQCWAEGYRPAAANVQKFHESANATQADIQRMLRFNQTNTVLFMVNSNSDNQNLRTEFSLLPNNIVRLALDNVGLETLQIGPFVGGENDCRLGELSVPRNRLRELPPGVERLTVLRKLDIKHNLLQHFRLDRLARATTLRRLLLGHNRLESFTTDGGVSFDSLQELDLSNNRLTTLDSSGWSMPALATFHVDHNRALASIEGWSKRRFPLVKGFDPTGTNNWNQTWLSTVQ